A section of the Dehalobacter sp. DCM genome encodes:
- the idi gene encoding isopentenyl-diphosphate Delta-isomerase, with amino-acid sequence MQETVILVDEQDREVGIMEKMEAHRQGLRHRAFSIFVFNDKHELLIHKRAATKYHSEDLWTNTCCSHPRPGEDLMSAATRRLMEEMGFTCPLKEIFVFQYTVALDKEMTENEIDHVFIGEYNRDPVPNPDEVSDYQWIRLDQLADQVRKKPEEYTYWFAIALKRVIRYFS; translated from the coding sequence ATGCAAGAGACGGTAATCCTCGTGGATGAACAGGATCGGGAAGTCGGGATAATGGAGAAAATGGAAGCGCATCGTCAAGGTTTGCGTCATCGTGCTTTTTCCATCTTCGTTTTTAATGATAAGCATGAATTGCTGATACATAAACGCGCAGCAACCAAATACCATTCCGAAGATTTGTGGACGAATACCTGTTGCAGCCATCCGCGTCCGGGCGAGGATCTGATGTCGGCGGCAACACGGCGCTTGATGGAGGAAATGGGCTTTACCTGTCCATTAAAAGAAATCTTTGTTTTTCAATACACGGTTGCTCTGGATAAAGAGATGACCGAAAATGAAATCGACCATGTTTTTATTGGCGAATATAACCGAGATCCGGTCCCCAATCCGGATGAAGTTTCCGATTATCAATGGATCCGACTAGACCAATTGGCTGATCAGGTGAGGAAAAAACCGGAAGAATATACGTATTGGTTTGCGATAGCCCTGAAACGTGTGATCCGCTATTTTAGTTAG